The following proteins are co-located in the Sporolactobacillus pectinivorans genome:
- the prli42 gene encoding stressosome-associated protein Prli42 has product MPKKLFKIVIYLMIAALVLSTVGGLIAAAVGAAG; this is encoded by the coding sequence TTGCCAAAGAAACTGTTCAAAATCGTTATTTATTTGATGATTGCTGCGCTTGTCCTCTCCACGGTTGGCGGCTTAATTGCAGCTGCAGTCGGAGCCGCTGGCTAA
- a CDS encoding M20/M25/M40 family metallo-hydrolase, with protein sequence MLNNDRLVDTLFKLVKVDSETGDEGGISEVLKKKFTELGFEVKEDEAKIKTGHGANNLVCTLPGNAEGTPIFFGSHMDTVFPGKNIHPSLKDGCIVSDGSTILGSDDKAGLSALIEAFSVIKEEHRQHADLQVIVTVGEESGLLGAKALDTRLIKADYGFELDSDGPVGDIIIAAPYQTKLKIDLFGKTAHAGIAPEKGISAITMAAKAIARMPLGRIDEDTTANIGRFEGGKATNIVCDNVRILAEARSLVKSKIDRQTRLMKEAFEQTASEMGGHADVELKFMYPGYRFNPEDRIVQLAMSAVEAVGRTPKLLSSGGGSDANVINGKGIQVINLGVGYEKIHTTKERIAVEELIKTSELVLSLINQAK encoded by the coding sequence TTGCTTAATAACGACAGGCTCGTAGACACACTCTTTAAATTAGTGAAGGTAGATTCTGAAACCGGGGATGAGGGCGGCATTTCAGAAGTCTTGAAAAAAAAATTCACGGAACTCGGCTTTGAAGTTAAGGAAGACGAGGCAAAAATCAAAACAGGGCACGGAGCAAATAATCTTGTATGCACGCTGCCAGGAAATGCTGAAGGCACACCGATTTTTTTCGGTTCTCATATGGATACCGTTTTTCCCGGAAAGAATATTCATCCATCCCTGAAAGACGGATGCATCGTTTCAGACGGTTCGACGATCCTCGGATCTGATGATAAGGCCGGCCTTTCTGCCCTGATTGAAGCATTCAGCGTTATTAAAGAAGAACATAGGCAACATGCTGATTTGCAGGTTATCGTTACGGTAGGTGAAGAATCGGGACTGTTAGGAGCAAAAGCTCTGGATACCCGTTTGATTAAAGCAGATTATGGGTTTGAACTGGACAGTGATGGCCCTGTCGGGGACATTATCATTGCTGCTCCCTATCAGACTAAACTCAAGATTGATTTGTTCGGCAAAACCGCCCATGCCGGCATTGCACCGGAGAAAGGGATATCCGCAATCACGATGGCAGCTAAAGCTATCGCCCGGATGCCTCTTGGAAGAATTGATGAAGACACAACGGCGAACATTGGCCGTTTTGAAGGCGGGAAAGCAACAAATATTGTTTGCGATAATGTCCGTATTTTGGCCGAAGCACGATCACTGGTTAAGTCAAAAATAGACCGGCAGACAAGGCTGATGAAAGAAGCTTTTGAACAGACTGCTTCAGAAATGGGCGGACATGCGGATGTCGAACTGAAATTTATGTATCCCGGTTATCGATTCAATCCGGAAGATCGGATCGTTCAACTGGCAATGTCAGCCGTGGAAGCTGTCGGTAGAACACCAAAGCTGCTGAGCAGCGGCGGTGGAAGCGATGCAAATGTGATCAATGGGAAGGGCATCCAGGTTATAAACCTTGGTGTCGGATATGAGAAAATACATACGACTAAGGAAAGAATAGCTGTTGAAGAGCTTATAAAGACAAGTGAACTTGTGCTTTCTCTGATTAATCAGGCAAAATGA
- a CDS encoding FAD:protein FMN transferase, whose translation MSSYKRFICMDTFVTIKIISGENQSKTDDSIDRGVALFYKVERICSRFDPETELMKLSSQTGRSVAVSPILYSAVKFAVETARETGGAFDPSIGRKLERRGFNKNYLSGHIVSSDFIEDDHAGYRDIILDDRNHSILLKKPMIIDLGGVAKGLAIDLAAEEIRTIGYSDFLINAGGDLYASGHDENGKDWTIGIRHPMRRNELVGTVQLTDAAICTSGDYERPSPVLPNENHLLDPFNGKSPDSLVSCTVIAPFAMLADTFSTASFVMGPESGIKKMEEMDLDCLMFTRSMTHVSTNNFKEKCSWHD comes from the coding sequence ATGAGCAGTTATAAACGTTTTATCTGTATGGATACCTTTGTAACAATAAAAATTATTTCCGGCGAAAACCAAAGTAAGACAGATGACTCAATTGATCGCGGGGTCGCTTTATTTTATAAAGTAGAGCGCATCTGTTCCAGATTCGATCCTGAAACTGAGCTGATGAAGCTTTCAAGCCAAACAGGGAGATCAGTTGCTGTCTCTCCCATTTTATACTCTGCTGTTAAATTTGCTGTTGAAACCGCTCGTGAAACCGGTGGTGCATTCGATCCTTCAATCGGCAGAAAACTTGAGCGAAGGGGCTTCAATAAAAATTACTTGTCAGGGCATATTGTTTCATCCGATTTTATTGAAGACGATCACGCCGGTTATCGGGATATTATTCTTGATGATCGGAATCACTCGATTTTGCTAAAAAAACCGATGATCATTGACCTTGGCGGGGTAGCAAAGGGTCTGGCAATTGATCTGGCGGCCGAAGAGATTCGTACAATCGGCTATTCAGATTTTTTGATCAATGCGGGAGGAGACCTTTATGCCTCCGGTCATGATGAAAATGGTAAGGACTGGACGATTGGAATCAGGCACCCCATGCGCCGCAATGAACTGGTTGGGACGGTTCAGCTGACTGATGCGGCAATTTGTACTTCCGGTGATTATGAACGACCAAGTCCAGTATTACCCAATGAGAACCATCTTCTGGATCCATTTAATGGTAAATCGCCTGATTCTCTTGTAAGCTGCACGGTTATTGCTCCGTTTGCGATGCTTGCAGATACATTCTCAACGGCTTCCTTTGTAATGGGCCCCGAATCCGGGATTAAAAAAATGGAGGAAATGGATTTGGATTGCCTGATGTTTACCCGGTCAATGACACACGTTTCAACAAATAATTTTAAGGAGAAATGTTCATGGCACGATTAG
- a CDS encoding ammonium transporter, with product MKVVVNPYELWVFIAAILVILMQSGFAFLEAGSLRSKNAGHITGKQIITLAIASLAYWAFGYGIAFGNGNPFIGFSDFFLSGVPTGTDSVSFMFQLAFAAVSLAIAWGGFAERGKLPVYFIFGVIFVAFIYPVVGHWVWNAGGWLAKLGMQDFAGSTVVHLQGATAALVGTLLLGPRIGKFTNKKPNAIPAHSIPYVYLGTFILWIGWFGFNAGSIASTVGQPEFYGYVALTTNLAAAAGALGALFTAMILSKKADVGAMCNGVLAALVAITASCAFVEPWGAIVIGAVAGSFTYWTSIFFENKGLDDPIYAFSVHGISGMIGTLSTGFLAAPALVKIVGVGQPGLFYGGGFHQLGVQALGVVSAFVFVAVTSLIVLGIIKATIGLRITPEEEKAGLDISEHGAYGYGETSGETVK from the coding sequence ATGAAAGTCGTTGTCAATCCTTATGAATTATGGGTCTTTATTGCAGCAATCTTAGTTATTTTAATGCAGTCCGGTTTTGCTTTTCTGGAAGCCGGATCGCTGCGCAGCAAGAATGCAGGCCATATAACTGGAAAGCAAATTATTACTCTGGCTATTGCGTCTCTCGCTTACTGGGCATTCGGATACGGAATAGCTTTTGGTAACGGAAATCCTTTTATTGGTTTCTCGGATTTTTTCCTGAGCGGTGTACCAACCGGTACCGATTCCGTTTCCTTTATGTTCCAGCTCGCTTTTGCGGCAGTTTCACTTGCCATTGCCTGGGGTGGTTTTGCAGAACGCGGTAAGTTGCCTGTTTACTTCATCTTTGGTGTTATTTTCGTCGCATTTATCTATCCGGTCGTTGGCCACTGGGTATGGAACGCCGGGGGCTGGCTTGCAAAATTGGGCATGCAGGATTTTGCAGGTTCAACAGTCGTCCACTTGCAAGGTGCGACAGCAGCACTGGTGGGCACTCTCCTTCTCGGACCAAGAATTGGAAAATTCACGAACAAAAAACCGAATGCCATTCCCGCACACAGTATTCCTTACGTTTATCTTGGCACTTTTATTCTTTGGATCGGCTGGTTCGGTTTTAACGCCGGAAGTATTGCTTCCACAGTCGGGCAACCTGAATTTTATGGCTATGTTGCTTTGACAACGAATCTCGCCGCAGCAGCCGGTGCGCTGGGCGCACTCTTTACTGCCATGATTCTCTCGAAAAAGGCAGATGTCGGCGCAATGTGCAATGGTGTTCTGGCAGCTCTTGTTGCCATCACGGCCTCCTGTGCTTTCGTCGAACCATGGGGTGCAATTGTCATTGGTGCCGTAGCCGGATCCTTTACTTACTGGACTTCGATCTTCTTTGAAAATAAGGGGCTTGATGATCCAATCTACGCTTTCTCAGTACATGGTATTTCAGGTATGATCGGAACACTTTCAACCGGCTTTCTCGCTGCGCCAGCACTTGTTAAGATTGTTGGTGTCGGCCAACCGGGGCTGTTCTACGGCGGCGGTTTCCATCAATTAGGCGTGCAGGCTTTGGGCGTTGTTTCAGCATTCGTATTCGTTGCTGTCACTTCGTTGATTGTTCTCGGAATTATTAAAGCAACAATCGGTCTTCGCATTACTCCAGAAGAAGAGAAGGCAGGTCTGGATATTAGCGAACACGGAGCTTATGGTTACGGTGAAACTTCCGGTGAAACCGTAAAATAA
- a CDS encoding SDR family NAD(P)-dependent oxidoreductase, which translates to MFKDRVAVITGASSGVGWETALLFAEEGARTILLARSREKLAALKAEIEKRNRQADYYVLDVSNTDQIADTFERIITRFGKIDLLINCAGFGKFEYAASTKIGDIKGMFDVNVVGLIACVQAVLPQMISQKGGHIVNVASIAGKISTPKSAVYSATKHAVIGFSNGLRLETKKHGIFVTVINPGPIRTPFFQIADPDGNYSANVARFMLDSSFVARCIIKAVKKKKREVNLPWYMGTGARLYQLWPRAVEKLTEHWMNLK; encoded by the coding sequence ATGTTTAAAGATAGAGTTGCCGTCATCACCGGGGCATCGAGCGGCGTTGGATGGGAAACGGCATTATTGTTTGCGGAGGAAGGAGCCAGAACGATTTTGCTGGCGAGAAGCCGTGAAAAACTTGCAGCGCTTAAGGCGGAGATTGAAAAACGGAATCGACAGGCCGATTATTATGTTCTCGATGTCAGCAACACCGATCAGATTGCCGATACATTCGAGAGAATAATAACCCGGTTCGGAAAGATTGACCTGCTGATCAACTGCGCGGGATTTGGTAAATTTGAATATGCCGCGTCAACGAAGATCGGTGACATAAAGGGCATGTTCGACGTGAATGTTGTCGGGCTTATTGCATGTGTTCAGGCGGTTCTTCCGCAGATGATCAGTCAGAAGGGTGGTCATATCGTTAACGTAGCATCAATTGCCGGGAAAATATCTACACCGAAATCCGCCGTTTATTCCGCGACAAAACATGCGGTGATCGGGTTCTCGAATGGATTAAGACTTGAAACAAAGAAACATGGCATTTTTGTCACGGTTATTAATCCCGGACCGATCCGTACGCCTTTCTTTCAGATTGCGGATCCGGACGGGAACTATTCTGCAAATGTAGCACGCTTCATGCTTGACTCAAGTTTTGTAGCCCGTTGCATCATTAAAGCGGTCAAGAAAAAAAAGAGAGAAGTCAATTTGCCGTGGTACATGGGCACGGGTGCCCGGCTTTATCAACTGTGGCCGCGCGCTGTAGAAAAACTAACAGAGCATTGGATGAATCTAAAATAA
- a CDS encoding sensor histidine kinase has product MKQLKIVFFIVSVFSTLGILWTFFYFLIGFIAHYYQLPLNPFIRHIVSSILGVLLFGVISNMIGHLYKPRRLSYFQAITQALRQMAKGNFEIELDLPLSPPGPDVKNNPFNQLVESVHYMAKELGQLERVRQEFISNVSHEIQSPLTSIKGFARALESPDLPDEKHRHYLQIIQSESDRLSKLSDNLLKLTVLENNRHPLHIELYRADRQIRQVLLALEPQWSRKKLDMVIKLEPALLSADQELMNQVWMNLIQNSIKFTPEKGNVTVTLKQRRGSTIFEVSDSGIGIRPEDRIHLFERFYKADRSRVRTEGGNGLGLSIVKKIVDVHHGQIQVDGEKGKGTAITVILASNEDNKPDDIKP; this is encoded by the coding sequence ATGAAACAGCTTAAGATAGTATTCTTTATTGTTTCAGTTTTTTCGACTCTTGGTATTTTATGGACTTTTTTCTATTTTCTGATCGGGTTTATCGCCCACTATTACCAATTACCCCTCAATCCGTTCATTCGGCACATCGTCAGTTCGATACTTGGCGTACTTCTGTTTGGTGTGATCAGCAATATGATTGGGCACTTATACAAACCGAGGCGATTGAGCTATTTTCAGGCAATCACCCAGGCTCTACGGCAGATGGCAAAAGGGAATTTTGAAATTGAACTCGATCTGCCTCTCTCTCCACCGGGACCGGATGTAAAGAACAACCCATTTAATCAGCTGGTGGAAAGTGTGCACTACATGGCAAAGGAGCTTGGGCAACTGGAGCGTGTCCGTCAGGAATTCATATCAAATGTTTCACATGAAATCCAGTCTCCTTTGACATCGATAAAAGGGTTTGCCCGTGCTCTTGAAAGCCCGGATCTCCCTGATGAAAAACACCGGCATTATTTGCAGATTATCCAGTCAGAAAGTGATCGCTTGTCGAAGCTCAGCGACAATCTTTTAAAATTGACCGTGCTTGAAAATAACCGCCATCCCTTGCATATTGAGCTGTACAGAGCTGACCGGCAGATCAGGCAGGTTCTTCTGGCACTTGAACCTCAGTGGAGCCGGAAGAAGCTTGATATGGTCATCAAGCTGGAGCCGGCTTTGTTATCAGCTGATCAGGAATTGATGAATCAGGTGTGGATGAATTTGATTCAGAACAGTATCAAATTCACTCCGGAAAAGGGGAATGTGACTGTTACTTTGAAACAGCGAAGGGGCAGTACCATTTTTGAAGTGTCTGACAGCGGAATCGGGATTCGTCCGGAAGATCGGATTCACCTTTTTGAGCGGTTTTATAAAGCGGACCGCTCACGAGTCAGAACCGAGGGAGGCAATGGGCTCGGCCTTTCGATTGTTAAGAAAATTGTGGATGTGCACCATGGGCAGATTCAGGTTGACGGTGAAAAAGGGAAGGGAACGGCAATAACAGTCATTTTAGCTAGCAATGAGGATAATAAACCAGACGACATAAAGCCATGA
- the rnz gene encoding ribonuclease Z produces the protein MDFTFLGTGAGMPAKERNVTSLAIGFPEYDGDLWLFDCGEGTQRQILYTAVRLTKLTVIFVTHLHGDHLFGLPGILGSRSFQGAENLLTLIGPVGLKEYVETSLRLSGTHLHYPIAVKEIGQPGLVYENDHFQVEADELDHGIQSFGYRITERDLPGELLVDKLRNNGVEPGPIYGDFKLKEFVNLPDGRQLESADFLSEKKKGRRIAIIGDTRPCAAAVRLADHADFLVHESTFRSDAATLANAYHHSTSAQAATVAKKAHAQKLILTHLSSRYQRTDQQALLTEARKVFPASYLASDFSIYHLMRPHR, from the coding sequence ATGGATTTTACTTTTCTCGGGACGGGTGCAGGGATGCCTGCAAAAGAAAGAAATGTCACATCGCTTGCAATCGGTTTTCCGGAATACGATGGCGATTTGTGGCTGTTTGACTGCGGAGAAGGTACACAGCGGCAAATATTATATACAGCGGTCAGACTGACAAAGCTAACGGTGATCTTCGTTACACATCTTCATGGAGATCATCTTTTCGGGCTGCCTGGTATATTAGGCAGCCGCTCATTTCAGGGAGCTGAAAATCTGCTGACGCTCATCGGACCGGTCGGCCTTAAGGAGTACGTAGAGACTTCGCTGCGCCTGTCCGGGACACATCTTCACTATCCGATAGCCGTGAAGGAAATCGGGCAGCCCGGCCTTGTCTATGAAAATGATCATTTTCAGGTCGAAGCAGATGAGCTGGATCATGGAATACAGAGTTTTGGTTACAGGATTACCGAAAGAGATCTTCCAGGTGAATTGCTTGTCGATAAACTTCGGAACAATGGTGTAGAGCCGGGACCGATTTATGGCGATTTCAAATTAAAAGAATTTGTAAATCTTCCCGATGGACGGCAACTTGAGAGTGCAGATTTTTTAAGCGAAAAAAAGAAGGGGAGAAGAATTGCCATTATCGGTGATACACGTCCCTGCGCTGCAGCAGTGAGACTCGCCGATCATGCGGATTTCCTTGTTCATGAATCGACTTTTCGCAGTGATGCCGCAACTTTGGCAAATGCCTATCATCATTCGACTTCTGCTCAGGCTGCAACCGTAGCAAAAAAGGCACACGCCCAAAAACTGATTCTGACCCACCTCAGTTCAAGATACCAGAGGACGGATCAGCAGGCATTGCTTACGGAGGCCAGGAAAGTTTTTCCGGCAAGCTATCTGGCGAGCGATTTCTCTATCTATCATTTAATGCGGCCGCATCGGTGA
- a CDS encoding AI-2E family transporter, with amino-acid sequence MPKSRYFRFAVWLLIVFVILLVASKLTFILSPIGVLFTSLAAPLIISGLLYYLLRPLVRGLVRFKIPKVIAILIIYLFAIGFFVFLAFWFGPMLYSQFLSLVNSMPGLINQLSYQLNNFQNSELFTKLNLNGISYMDFTSRFSKNLSSMVTSVGNNVLNIIQSVTGTVLIIVTVPFILFYLLKDGERMSHGIIKLIPAEHREKAREILTDMDQALSGYIQGQMIVLLFDFVFIYIWYLIIGLNYSLVLALVILFTNVIPFIGSFIATVPAVIVAFIQNPILAVYVIVGVTVVQQIEGNVISPLVMGRKLDVHPLTIICLLLVAGNLAGIIGMLLAIPVYAVCKVIVTRVYQLIQLRRK; translated from the coding sequence ATGCCGAAATCAAGATATTTTCGTTTTGCCGTTTGGCTTCTTATAGTTTTTGTCATCTTGTTGGTCGCTTCAAAACTGACTTTTATACTTAGTCCAATTGGCGTCCTTTTTACTTCGCTTGCAGCTCCACTGATTATTTCCGGGCTGCTGTATTATCTTTTGCGTCCCCTGGTCAGGGGGCTTGTCAGGTTTAAAATACCAAAGGTTATTGCAATCCTTATCATTTATCTGTTTGCCATCGGTTTTTTTGTATTTCTTGCTTTTTGGTTCGGGCCGATGCTCTACAGCCAGTTTTTATCGCTGGTTAACAGTATGCCCGGACTGATCAATCAGCTTAGTTACCAGCTGAATAATTTTCAGAACAGTGAACTATTCACAAAGTTAAATCTAAACGGCATTTCGTATATGGACTTTACAAGCAGGTTTTCAAAAAATTTGTCTTCAATGGTTACTTCAGTTGGAAACAATGTTCTGAACATCATTCAGTCCGTGACAGGTACGGTGTTAATTATCGTTACCGTTCCGTTTATCCTTTTTTATCTATTAAAAGATGGGGAGCGGATGTCACATGGGATCATAAAACTGATTCCCGCTGAACACAGGGAGAAAGCCAGAGAAATTCTGACCGACATGGATCAGGCGCTGAGCGGTTATATCCAGGGTCAGATGATTGTCCTTTTATTTGACTTTGTTTTCATCTATATCTGGTATCTGATTATCGGACTGAATTATTCGCTTGTCCTGGCATTGGTCATTCTTTTTACCAATGTTATTCCGTTTATCGGTTCCTTTATTGCAACTGTTCCGGCGGTTATTGTGGCTTTTATACAAAATCCTATTCTTGCGGTTTATGTCATTGTAGGTGTCACGGTTGTTCAACAGATTGAGGGAAACGTGATCTCACCTTTAGTCATGGGGAGAAAGCTGGATGTTCATCCGTTAACCATTATTTGCCTTCTGCTCGTGGCTGGCAACCTGGCGGGAATTATCGGCATGCTTCTGGCCATCCCCGTTTATGCGGTCTGCAAAGTGATCGTGACGCGCGTCTATCAGCTGATTCAGCTTCGCAGGAAGTAA
- a CDS encoding response regulator transcription factor, translating to MNSILIVDDDPNIRELVTVFLQKEGFLCIEAADGVQALDRLEKEQIALIVLDIMMPNMDGWTFCQKVRDSYGQIPILMLTAKGATMQKVHGFELGADDYLVKPFEPIELVMRVKALLKRYQISASQTLRIGKLLLNRKSYEISFGSEQITLPLKEFELLFMLAGMPGRTFTRDDLIENIWGYDYDGDERTVDVHIKRLREHFSDEKCGFKIHTVRGLGYRLDECL from the coding sequence GTGAACAGTATTCTTATTGTTGATGATGACCCGAATATCCGGGAACTTGTCACTGTTTTTTTACAAAAAGAGGGATTTTTGTGCATTGAGGCTGCAGACGGTGTCCAGGCATTGGACAGGCTTGAAAAGGAACAGATCGCTCTTATTGTGCTTGATATTATGATGCCGAATATGGATGGGTGGACTTTTTGCCAAAAGGTTCGGGATTCTTATGGTCAGATTCCGATACTAATGTTGACGGCAAAAGGTGCAACAATGCAGAAGGTTCATGGTTTTGAATTAGGGGCAGACGATTATCTGGTGAAACCGTTTGAACCGATTGAGCTGGTCATGCGCGTGAAGGCTTTGCTGAAACGCTATCAAATATCTGCTTCTCAAACCCTCCGTATTGGAAAACTTCTGCTCAATCGGAAATCATATGAAATAAGTTTTGGTTCGGAACAAATAACACTCCCGCTGAAGGAATTCGAACTTCTTTTTATGCTTGCCGGAATGCCCGGGAGAACCTTCACGCGGGATGACCTGATTGAAAATATTTGGGGCTATGATTATGATGGCGATGAGCGGACGGTGGATGTTCACATTAAGAGGTTACGTGAACACTTTTCAGATGAAAAGTGCGGTTTTAAAATCCACACTGTCCGCGGTTTAGGTTACAGACTGGATGAATGCCTATGA
- a CDS encoding DNA polymerase IV, with protein MEETHKKPRIIFHIDMNSFYASVEIALHPEWRGKPLAIAGKPEERHGIVVTSSYEARKMGVRTTMTVQEAKKKCPQLIVKHPDFVQYRAISERLFQLLGQYTPLVEKASIDEGYLDMTDEMNGIPAAELAKDVQEQIMQHFRLPCSVGIAPNKFLAKMASNMKKPLGITILRKRELPEIMWPMPIGRMHGIGPKTEEQMKALGIATIGDLAQYDSKRIAARFGISGQRLYQHANGIDDRPVDPDAWESYKSIGHSVTLSRDSKSIAVISSTLDSLSEKLAQKIRREHVVSYELTVMIRYQNWETVTRRLSTVQPFCRKEEIKSYALNVFRKQWSGKAVRLLGITLSAFQPVGASTKQLDLFSYEQDAAKESLIKLVDQVNEKFGDGALKPAAILFEDRRIKSSENKRKK; from the coding sequence ATGGAAGAAACACATAAAAAGCCGCGTATCATTTTTCATATCGATATGAATAGCTTCTATGCTTCCGTTGAGATTGCTTTGCATCCGGAATGGAGGGGGAAACCGCTTGCCATTGCTGGAAAGCCCGAAGAACGGCACGGCATTGTTGTGACAAGCAGCTACGAAGCGAGAAAAATGGGCGTGCGGACGACGATGACTGTGCAGGAAGCAAAGAAAAAATGCCCACAACTGATTGTCAAGCATCCTGATTTTGTACAGTATCGCGCCATATCCGAAAGGCTTTTTCAATTACTTGGCCAATATACACCGCTTGTTGAAAAAGCCTCGATTGATGAAGGGTATTTGGACATGACTGATGAAATGAATGGAATACCGGCAGCGGAACTTGCCAAAGACGTTCAGGAACAAATCATGCAGCATTTTCGGCTGCCCTGCAGTGTCGGCATTGCTCCAAATAAGTTTCTGGCAAAAATGGCTTCCAATATGAAAAAGCCGCTCGGAATTACAATACTCAGGAAACGCGAGCTGCCCGAGATAATGTGGCCGATGCCGATCGGCCGCATGCATGGCATCGGCCCGAAAACGGAAGAACAGATGAAAGCATTGGGAATAGCGACGATTGGTGATCTGGCTCAATATGATTCAAAGAGGATTGCAGCACGTTTCGGTATTTCCGGACAGAGATTGTATCAGCATGCTAATGGAATTGATGACCGTCCGGTGGATCCGGATGCATGGGAAAGTTATAAAAGTATCGGGCATTCGGTGACACTGTCAAGAGACTCCAAGTCTATAGCTGTCATTTCCAGTACTCTTGACAGCTTATCAGAGAAACTTGCTCAAAAGATCAGAAGGGAACACGTCGTCAGCTATGAATTGACAGTGATGATCCGTTATCAGAACTGGGAAACAGTGACACGCCGTTTATCAACGGTTCAGCCATTTTGCAGAAAAGAAGAAATTAAGAGTTACGCGTTGAACGTTTTCCGAAAACAGTGGAGCGGAAAAGCAGTGCGCTTGCTAGGCATTACTCTGTCTGCATTTCAGCCTGTCGGTGCTTCAACCAAACAACTGGATCTGTTTTCTTATGAACAGGACGCAGCGAAAGAATCACTGATTAAACTTGTCGATCAGGTTAATGAAAAATTTGGAGATGGGGCTTTGAAACCTGCGGCTATCTTGTTTGAAGACAGACGTATCAAGTCATCAGAAAATAAAAGAAAAAAATAG
- a CDS encoding FMN-binding protein: MAKLSPKWIALCTATIGLAYSAGYVVTEPKAVAVSPAIQTAVQSNQQQSNGSSQGSTNNKASGTQSTAQNSTAPQSKSGYKDGTFSGQGMNRIGSVSVSVTIKQGKIANVQITDCTTSYPQSLIDPLPSEVVSRQNANVDNVSGATESTDNFITAVTQALSQAKA, from the coding sequence ATGGCAAAGCTTAGCCCGAAGTGGATTGCCCTTTGCACGGCAACAATCGGACTTGCCTATTCTGCAGGATATGTTGTGACTGAACCAAAGGCAGTGGCAGTTTCACCAGCTATTCAAACCGCCGTTCAGTCAAATCAACAGCAGTCAAATGGCTCAAGCCAGGGCAGTACAAATAATAAAGCGTCAGGCACGCAAAGCACGGCACAAAACAGCACAGCACCTCAGAGCAAATCCGGATATAAAGACGGTACTTTTTCCGGTCAGGGCATGAACAGAATCGGTTCAGTATCCGTCAGTGTAACAATCAAGCAGGGGAAAATAGCTAATGTACAAATTACAGATTGCACGACTTCGTATCCACAAAGCTTAATTGATCCGCTGCCATCTGAAGTGGTTTCCAGGCAAAATGCAAATGTTGATAACGTGTCGGGAGCAACTGAAAGCACCGATAATTTTATCACGGCTGTCACTCAGGCATTGAGTCAGGCAAAGGCCTGA